The genomic segment CAGTGGCAGTGGAGAGGAAGAACAATGATGGTTCTcctttttccttccttcttcctctataattttctctcccatccctctatttttttcattcttttcaaaatattttcccCCTGGTATCTATTGTTTGCTCCctgttttctcaaaaaaattccCCCTGGtttcctttttctctcctcCCCTCTCTTGTGTCGCTCGTTCCCTTGTATTTATAGGCAGTCGGGGAGAGGTTCACCGTACCTTGTCCAAGCACAAGGCATGGTGGTTGGGGCATGGTTCTTTTGCTTTTCATCATGGTGGGGGGCATGGGTCTCCTGTTTGTCCATTAATGAAGGTATGGGTTGTGTCAATAGTTAGGCAAGTGGGGAGGTAAAGAAGGAGAAGTTGAGCGGCAAAAGGAGAtttaaatcttcttcttccttgccTCTATATGtgcagggaagaagaagaacaatgtCATTCAAAATGGCaatgtttcattttattttttgaagcaaAAGAAATGTAATTGGGAAGAAcctaaaaatgggttatgacaaccTTGACGTCATACATatagaaaagaacgtgtttgagaacattttcaacaccatcatggatgtgaaggggaaaacaaaggacaacatcaaggctagattgtaTATAACTTTGTTCTGTAACcttaaaaatatggagttggtttgggatgggtcacgggtcgcaaaaccaagagcaagctttgtattagagaaaaatgcacaacaactagtctacaaatggcttaagagtttgCGTTTTCCTGATGGATATGCCTCGAatatatcaaggttggttaaaATGGAGGAATGCatattgtatggaatgaagagtcatgatcaccacgtgtttatgcaaacactcattccattagcttatcatgatttgttgccacaagggatatgagatgcactcacggagatcaatcatttctttagagatatatgctttagcaagttgaatgttgatcacattgagaggcttgaaacaaatatcatcgagacactatgcaaatttgagatgatattctctccatcattttttgactcaatggagcatctccccatACATTTATCGTTCGAGGCAAAAGTTAGAGGACCagtccagtatagatggatgtatccattcgaatggttagatattatagttgcaatgtaattcatatataaaagtattttctttttttttcttaattgaaattatatgattaattcatgcaggtacttgtttaatcttaagaaaaaggttaagaacaaggtgcatgttgaggcttcgatatgtgaagCCTATATTGTTAAGGAGATCTTAAcatttatcttgtactatttcgaacctcatttgagaacgagaatcaattgCGTTCCACatcatgatgatggtggtgaagtgccttccagtgggaacttatcaatattctccaatcctagacgacccacacctaaaaaggtcgtaaagggaagatatttgttagaaatagagttcagacaagcacacaattatgttctatttaattgtgatgagctgagaccttttattcagtaagtatatgtactactaattaaattttgttaagaatgtactatttatatattgcaatatcataaactcatataatttggaacaacattgcaggcaacatcgataATATTGACTGCCCAATAACGCACGACTGACCGAAtctcaaatctttcaattacaatatGAACAATTACCGACGAACGATGCGAATTCCAAAGGGCAGGTAATTAATGCTTCTTTGACCGCGTGCACTTGCCGACGGACTACGAAAATGATGgagggtaattaaaaaaatttagtgcgAAATTCATAATTTGCAgatggatttttaaaaattcactgacggaataattaaaaataaaattatttaaattgacCGTTGGGGATTTCATCGGTAAAATTGCGGTATATATCCCAGTGACCgccccttcagttcatttttcaCCTGCTTCGTTTcaaagctttaattttttttccctcttattTGCTTCAAAACTGTTATTTGTTGCTTGTAATCTCTAGTTCTatcttcaacaaattaaaatgtatGTATTTCCATTTAATAtgcttaatgattttatttttttatattttcttctctagttctattttttgttgtgttttttgttttggtgtatttttattaaggtaagcatttttcatttctaaagtctatagttcttttttttaatttgttgaatatattttattgtttgtattgccataataattgaatactgttgaattttaattgttattatagaatttaacttgcaattagtaattgaatatataggaataaatttaattattttatctcaattttactctattattgcattatatgtgtttaattatttccattaattttaattgttatttgtatagatgttaggttatatataagatttttgaATGGGAttaattggttgtggctattgtcaATATTTGCAGGTTTAAAACTTTGGGTAGTCTCCAGTATAGGAGAGgtgttgtcaatttttttttttaagaatcaaatttaattatgtaattattcgtataaaattGTGTAGAAGCGTGGAACGAAATCAATAGCTCATCACTCACATATGttcgcagctagttcttctagcagtgaAGATGATATGTTCTTAGGTGTtgatcaagaagaggcacctgcgCTGACTTGCGATGCTATCTCTTCCAGCACGGTTTCATAGCGCAGAGACGGTGTGCCTTCACAACGgaatcaattcacccgcaagtacgagaCACATTGGAAGGacaacctttcaatgtaagtttgtttcggttttagtttttttatttaattataacataatttatgaacaactaatcaatatttcattaatttaatttaaaaattgggTGTACGGGCTCTCCAATACTACGGTCGATAACTTGCGGGCggcccgtagtgtctcaacAGTTGGGAGCTCCTAATCAGTATCGAGCATCTAATCTGAGGAGATCGTGGCCTTGAAACAACACACGACTCATCTCACCGAAAAATATGAACAACTATCGGCGAATTATGAACAACACACGACTCATCTCGCCGAAAAATACGAgcaactctcgacgaattatgaaCAACTCCGCCAAATGGTCAAGAACATTACATCACAGAAGGATGATACATGTGTGCCccctttttggccgtatggtcctgggaacaaccagccttcttctcctcctccagctccaccattgttcttgtttaatttatttttgaaaacacattaaatttgtaatgaatattatttaactttatttttttatttttgatgtttaataaaattttatttgcataattggtttttttactattaatttatataattttatattatttattctaaataatttttttaaaaaaatatataaaaaaccccACCAACAGAGTTACCGACAAAATGTCTCCGTCGGCATTTTACCGAGAGTTGAGAAATATTTACTaaaaatgccacaatcaccgacgccTTCACAAACGAATAAAGTCCGTCAGCATTTTATCGAGAGTTGAGAAATATTTACTGGATATACcataatcaccgacggaatatatccgTCAATATATTCCCAGcgggaatgtttttttttgcgcGCATTTTCTGTCTGAAAAAccatcagtaatttttttttccgataGACTTAGCAGCGTAATGTGAGATTACCGATGAAAGACTTTCTATCAGTGATTTAGTCGataaaaaattaccaataaagTCTGAATCTCACACCGATGGATTTGATCCGTCAGGAAAACTGTGAATTCTCGTAGTGTGTATCACATGAACATGCTGCATTTGGAATAAACTGTACTGGAGAGTATCAATTCTATACTGTCTAAAAACCACACTATACTGCAACCTAGGACATTCTCAGATGTATATAAACCCAAAAGTTGGGACTTAATCTATCATATATAGATCCAAAAGTGTTGTTCTTTATTGACATGGAGAATTAAATGAGGAAGAGCATCCTCTACACATCTGATGAAGACTACTCCATTGGCCACTGTGTTCATCAATCACTATAaccatgtttttctcatttaatttttcgaCATCGTAACTACTCTCTTATTAGTCTAGCAAATTAGTCTAACATGTCAATTAATCATTTCTTGACATTGGTTATTTGATTAATGTTACCTGTCATTCATTTCTTCctcccaacaaaaaaaacctataattaaaaatttaatcccGAGTTAAGCCAACTAGCAGATTCGCAAATCAAGCAAAGAGCCAAAAGTTTGCACTTAACTTTAATAGgttaagagaaagaaagataggTAAAAATGCTAcgtaaataaagaaaattaaataaaaaaacaataaaaaataaattacaagaaaGTGATAAAAGAAAGGTTGTAAATTGCAAAAAACTTGTGGATAAGTTTTATATATGGAGCTAACTACCATTTCCAGCTACTAGatgatttatttatgattttataaaggTAGGATTTCAcatgaatttaaaattctaattctatataaattgtctaaaacaaataaagactATAGAATCTTAattctaatataatttatactctttattcGCGCATATTCTTAAATTCCTAGCTGTATATATTCTTGTTATACTCAATTGTTGACCACTAATATAAATCTAATAGTGAATAATTActgtttttaatgaaatgacACATggatacatgatttttttatataaatactagtTGAATCTTAATCAAAATctcttaaattgtttaattaaatattgtttacatccttattgttttttcaattaagttcttTATTTGGATGAGAGGTGCAATACAAAATGTGTATTGAGTTGAGAAGGAAATATTTCATATCTTAGATGAGTCTTAAATAGTCAAAGCTTGGAAAAACGTAACTGGACATATACTAGAGTCGTGATTCTCTTTTCTGAAGAACTTGAAGCGTTTCAAGACTCGATGCGTGCAGATTCAGTCTTGCACTCCGACACGTATTTCCAAAGACTGTAGAAGTCTGGAGTGTAAATATCCATTACGAGGAAATTCTTGAATGGCTTTTTCGTAGCTGACAAATGAACTTCAACCATGTATTCTGTCTcgcgtatatatatatatatatacacacacatatatataaacagttctatttttaaaatgatgtttcGTACGGTGTCAAAACTCGGCCACAAAAAATAGTAGGATATACTTGCACACaatatttaatgaaatgatACAGAAAATGAATGAGAAATAAAGTCCAGATTATAACCCCTGAATAAAGGAGAAAAATCTTAAGGTTGAAAGTTGACgaagtaaaatataaattgagatCTCTAGGCTAACAAGTATGGAGGAAGAGAATCAGCTCTAGTACTTTGTTATTTCGTTAAGAATACAATGGGTACTTTGCCTCACGCCTTCTCGTTGTTCGCTCTAATTTTGCTCTTGACATCCGGTACAGGAGCCGATCAAAGCTCCAAGACACGGGCTATTTTCAAAGGAAGTACTGGAATAGGAGCTATTGTGGATACAAGTTCCCGTATTGGCAAAGAAGAAATAGTAGCGATGGAAGTTGCAAAGGAGGATTTCTATAGCTTCGGAAATCTAACATTTTTGCTTATAAATGACTCTCAAAAGGATACCATCCATGCAGCTCTTGAAGGTAACTATatgttttgcttttgaaataAGTATCGTTTGCcttaaattaagataaatccAAGCTCAGATCTGTGCTTTGCTTATACAGCTATGGATCTTATCGACACACGACAAGTACAAGCCATTATAGGACCACGGACATGGGAAGAGGTGCCATTAGTTGCTGAGATTGCCAGAGAAACACAGGTTCCAATTCTTTCTTTTGCTGACACAGCTCCAGAATGGGCAACTGAACGATGGCCTTCTCTACTTCAAGCTTCACCTGATAAGCGTGCTCAAATGAAAGCCGTAGCTGCTATTGTGCAATCATGGAACTGGCATCAGGTCATTGTGATATATGAAGATACAGATTCTTCAGCAAGGGTAGTCATACCACATCTACATGATGCCCTGAGAGAAGTTAATTCAGAAGTAAGCCAATTTGTAGCCTTCTCTCCTTTTGCTTCTTCTGATTCAATGTCCAAAGcgcttgagaaaataaaaaacaagcagTACTGTAGAGTCTTTGTTGTTCATTTGTCCTTCAAATTGGCTGTGCGGTTATTTGAACTGGCAAAGAAAATGGAAATGATGAAAAAGGACTATGTATGGATCACAACAGATCCCTTTACAAGCCTTGTCCATTCCATCAATGCCTCTGTAATATCCTCAATGCAAGGAATTCTAGGAGTCCGGAGTTACTTCCCTAAAATAGGAAAGCATTTCGAGACTTTTAATCAAACATTTCGTACACGTTTTAGCAGAAAATATCCcctggaagaaaagaaagagcctGGGATTTACGCCGTGCAAGCCTATGATGCTATGAGGACAATAGCTCTTGGATTAAATAAGACCGGAAGTAAAAGGGGAGGGAAAGAGTTGTTGGAAAACATTTTGGACGCAGACTTTCGTGGTTTATCAGGTAAAGTTAAATTCAAAAAGCAGAAAGTTGCTGCAGCAGAAATATTTGAGATCGTGAATGTAAGAGGAACGGGTTACAATGAACTCGGGTATTGGTCCAATGGATCAGGATTCTCGGAGAATATCCATGAAAATTATACTTATAACCCGTCGATGATTGATTTTGAGCAAGTGCATTGGCCAGGGGGGCCTAGGTATACTCCAAGAGGTTGGACTACACTGACAAGTGCTAAGCGATTTCGAATCGGAGTGGCTTCCTTGTCAGGTTACGAAGAATATGTGAAAGTGGAAAGTGATGATCGCTTGGGAACGAACTTCTCTGGTTTTTCAATCGAGGTCTTCAAAGCAACTACAGCAAGCATGCCATTCTTTCCATACGAGTTCCAATACTTCAATGGAAGTTACAAGGAACTTGTAAAGCAACTTCATCTAAAGGTCAGAGGCAGCTTGATAGAGTAAaatgattgattaaattttcattaattgatCTTGCATGCACgcatattctaaaaaaaaagaaaaaaacatacttTAGACTAATCATACTTTGTTGTACTTGGACTTTTTGCCCACAACTCCAGAACTTTGACGCAGTTGTTGGTGATGTGGAAATAGTTGCAAGCAGAAACCCATATGCAGAATTCACCTATCCATATACTGAAACAGGATTGGTGTTGATCGTCCCGGTCCGTTCGAGCAGTAAAGCATGGTCATTCATTAAACCATTCACCGCAACCATGTGGGTTTTAATCTCAGTGATTACAGTCTACAATGGTTTTGTTGTTTGGTGGATAGAGCGAAAGCATTGTGATGAACTACAAGGCTCCATCCCAAATCAAATTGGGATCATGATTTGGTTATCCTTCAACACTCTTTTCTCCTTGAATggtaaattaaagtttttagttCCAATCAGTTTCCTTCTTTGatttgaacttttgaaaatatataactaATCCTTTAACAagcaattaattaacaatatctTGCTGACAACAATTTGATTTAGGGCCAAAGCTTCATAGCAATCTATCAAGGATGTCAGGGGTGGTGTGGCTGTTTGTGGCTCTAATCATCATACAGACGTACACAGCCAACCTCACAAGCATGCTAACTGTACAGAGGCTTGAACCCACTATACCAACCGTTGAAGAACtattaaatagcaataaaatgGTGGGCTATTGTACAGGTTCCTATATGGAAAGATATTTGACGgaagttttaaaattcaagaacCAAAACATGCAGCATTTTCAGTCAGCAGAAAGTTATGTTAAAGGCTTCGAGGATAAGAAAATTTCTGCTGCCTTTCTTGGAACTCCCTTTGCCAAGATATTCCTTGCAAAATACTGCAATAGCTTCATCCAAATTGGACCACCGTACAAAATTGGAGGGTTTGGATTTGTAAGATCTCGCGCTCATATTTATTCACCTTTTCCGTTCATTAATAATTTTCCCGAAATTACTATTGCTAATTTACATTCTTACGGGCCAAACCAAAATATGCATGTAGGATTAGTTCTTGTAAAATTTGTATTAGGGCCAGAGGCTTTTTGTTGACTTTGTAGGTAGGCTGGACCACAAGTTACAAGGTGTTGAGTTTGACCAAAGGAAACTAACAATGAAGTCTTCGATTTTGAACAAAATTAGCAGGAGAGAGATGATCACTTAGATAGGTTCAATGAATCATTACGTATAAGTTGAATAAATTAGTAGGTTATGGTAAAAGACAAATGCCTAATCTTAGGCTTAGTTGCTTCGAAATACTAACAtgtccaaatatatatatatatatatatatatatatatatatatgaattaaacATGAACTTAGTAgtgattaaatttttacatggttAATTTGTTTACCAGGCGTTTCCGCGTGGATCTCCATTACTTGCTAGCATGAATGAGGCTCTACTGAATTTATCAGAAAAGGGAAAGCTACAAGAACTAGAGAAGACATGGATTACCCCACAAAAATGCCCGAAGATGCCAAGTGATAGTTCCAGCCTCGGTCCCAGTGGATTTCGAGAACTTTTCTTTATAACTGCATGCACAACAACAATTGCCTTCGTCATATACGTCTGTCGCACTAATTTGTTGAGGCATAAAAACATATGGGGAATTATCTCAGCTGTACTGAAACGGTGGCTCTCTTCGAGGAGGCACCTCACTAGTAGAAGAGTTGCCAACGTAGAAATTCCACCAAAAGCTTTTCCAGAGGCTCCAGTCTCGCTGGCTTGAATTTAATTAGCCATAGAAAGCCGTTGTTGTGAGGAGAAATCTAACAAAATTGATGAAGCTATGCAGATTTATACATTACTGTACATGTTGCTTGTGATTAGAATACAAATTAGCTAAAGGGATAATTATCGTGATTGTCATTTAGTTATGTGATTTTCACtttccctcttcttctttttttatttcactttgcTTCTATTTTACATGCATCGTGTAAACAAAATTAGATTATTTACAGAATTaccattatattttaattaataattaaaaaatatttatataaatattacaactttatcatcaaaataatattataatatttgtataaaaaaaaactaaaactttcaCAATTGAGATTTCATCAAATTGTGCATTCAAAATCAAACCCAATCACTATCATGCTAAAAGTTAAATCTAAGCACAAATCCTTGTACCTATTGCGTTTTTCATATTGTGCATATGCTAGTTTGCCCAAAGAACATTATCTAAAAGTTGTCTTcatgaaatgaaaagtatatCATACTAACCTCCTTCATGACTCTTTTCGGTCGTCTAGGTTACATGTATTACATGTggtattattattgtcataacctatttttaggTTTGTCGCACCCGATATCACAATggtcttaaaaataaattcatgaaaagaaTAGATttctgacatcttgttcttaaatagaaaaatatcttgtttatggagtcgccacctagtattatggtcattagCAATCCTAATTGATCtatagagattctatggtacgagattggttacgtaaaaataaagatatatattatcaccccttaaatgtCCTACATAAGGTCAGACTGCATTGttaattttgtcttaaattgctaaatatttgttggtttatgctatgatgatttgcttctaatattcctgactctagcgtcagtgaatattcaactacgaataCTTTTAACTctggtgttggtaaatattacataGTAAAAAAACGTATGGTATTCTTGACTTTGACATTAGTGAATAAATCggtaaaatgattttaaaatcaatgcatgcatattttttaattttttttaaaggaaaaaaatatatcgtaCACTAGATTTGCATTTCACAGTAAAAATTCACAGAACAGTTATACAGTGAAATACCTAAAACAAAATGTGAGGGActacaaataaattcaaaaaggttaacaatttttttttgaaattttttgatattcaaAAAGTCTTGTTTgactaaatatcaaaataaaaaaaataaaaataaagagggaAGATATAAGGATGTGTTTTGTCAATCACATCCTTGACCAAAGCAAACTGATCTGGCCCGATCCAATCTCagccatttctttttattttattttatttttaaagctgGGCAGGACTCCAGTTTAGCCTAGTCACTTGCGAAAACCTGAGCCGATTGAGTAGCAGGTTTCCATGACAACGCACGCTTGCTACATAAACAAAACATTTATTCATCGCTACTGGTAATGCAAAGGATAAATTAAACTGTAAAGCgtgggaagagaagaagagagagactGACCTGGTCTGCTACTCCTGAAGATGTAGACGAAGTTGAGGGCGATCAGTGCTCTAGTTGGGCGACgtttctttctctccttttgCTACTGTTTTCGTTTCTGATTCTCCTTTTCGTTCAATTCTTGTCtgcactcttcttcttcttcgtctctGTGTTATCCCTTGGTTTTCTCTGTGTTTCTCTTCAGGAGCCGCTGCTTGAAGACGAAGATGTTGATGATGAGGGAGGGTTGGTTAACCAATGTTCCCCTCTGCTTCTGTTTCTTCTTATCTTCACCTTGTTCTGGTCACCTGTTTTCTCtctgtctctatgttcttcttctttttctcctctctaTTCTCTTGACTCTCTCTACACTCTCTCCgtctgttctttttctttgcgTTTTCTTTCAGTCTCCTCTTGCTTGCTATCCTCTGTCCGTTTTTTTTTAGTCTGTCTGTCCTCTCCCCTGGTTCGTGgccttctctggcttttataaagcCCGAGAATGGCCTCTGTTGGAGCGTTCATGCCTCAAGATAATGGGGCACGTTCGCTCCTGTCATTGAGAAGAGTCAAGACTGTTGGCCACGATATCATGGCCTCCAGAGAGGGCGTCGTGGAGGATAATGGGCAGCTGTACATTCCCTGCAAAACCAGTCCCTGGGATGAGGTAGAAGGCGATAAACAGTTTTATGACACGCCGCCGTTTTCTACTATGCAGTGGCTATTTAAGATTTGGTCACTGAAGTTCTGAAATTTTGTAATCAATGCCCTgggtaaattgtaattggaaCCCTACATTTTAGCATCATTTACAAAATGAtccttaaactttaatttcttgcaattttaaccCCAATCATCTCCAACCTTTGGTATTTCTTCAATGAAGCCTCtgatcattaattaaactaatttcaagTCCAATTATAtcctcaaactttcaatttatattgtcttgacccaaatttcaatttattcttcatttatttctttttttttttacaaattcaaataaaataaaagagtaaaaaattgGGCTATGACAAGGTTATTTTAcaaattcatcttcttcttttttcaaaataaaaaaatcaaaaaataaaataaaaa from the Populus nigra chromosome 1, ddPopNigr1.1, whole genome shotgun sequence genome contains:
- the LOC133696114 gene encoding glutamate receptor 2.8-like is translated as MGTLPHAFSLFALILLLTSGTGADQSSKTRAIFKGSTGIGAIVDTSSRIGKEEIVAMEVAKEDFYSFGNLTFLLINDSQKDTIHAALEAMDLIDTRQVQAIIGPRTWEEVPLVAEIARETQVPILSFADTAPEWATERWPSLLQASPDKRAQMKAVAAIVQSWNWHQVIVIYEDTDSSARVVIPHLHDALREVNSEVSQFVAFSPFASSDSMSKALEKIKNKQYCRVFVVHLSFKLAVRLFELAKKMEMMKKDYVWITTDPFTSLVHSINASVISSMQGILGVRSYFPKIGKHFETFNQTFRTRFSRKYPLEEKKEPGIYAVQAYDAMRTIALGLNKTGSKRGGKELLENILDADFRGLSGKVKFKKQKVAAAEIFEIVNVRGTGYNELGYWSNGSGFSENIHENYTYNPSMIDFEQVHWPGGPRYTPRGWTTLTSAKRFRIGVASLSGYEEYVKVESDDRLGTNFSGFSIEVFKATTASMPFFPYEFQYFNGSYKELVKQLHLKNFDAVVGDVEIVASRNPYAEFTYPYTETGLVLIVPVRSSSKAWSFIKPFTATMWVLISVITVYNGFVVWWIERKHCDELQGSIPNQIGIMIWLSFNTLFSLNGPKLHSNLSRMSGVVWLFVALIIIQTYTANLTSMLTVQRLEPTIPTVEELLNSNKMVGYCTGSYMERYLTEVLKFKNQNMQHFQSAESYVKGFEDKKISAAFLGTPFAKIFLAKYCNSFIQIGPPYKIGGFGFAFPRGSPLLASMNEALLNLSEKGKLQELEKTWITPQKCPKMPSDSSSLGPSGFRELFFITACTTTIAFVIYVCRTNLLRHKNIWGIISAVLKRWLSSRRHLTSRRVANVEIPPKAFPEAPVSLA